The region CTGGCTTTTACCCGACGAGAAGAAGCCCTCTGTACACTCGGCATCACCCCCACCCGCCCCGACACGGGTTACGGTTACATCCATTATGACAAAACCGACCTCGACGGCATCCACCGGGTAATCGAGTTCGTGGAAAAGCCAAATGAATCCACTGCCCGCCGCTACCTGCAGTCGGGCGATTACCTGTGGAACGCCGGCATTTTCATCTGGCGCACCCACTCCATCCTGAAAGCATTCGAGACACATGCCCCAGAGATCTACCGGCTTTTCGAAAAAGGAAAAGACACCTATTGCAAACCGGAGGAAAAACAATTCATTTGCAGGAACTATCCCAACTCGCCCAGCATTTCGGTGGATTACGCCATCCTGGAAAAAGCCGAAAACGTTTACACCATCCCTGCAGATATTGGCTGGAGCGACTTGGGCACATGGGCATCCTTGCACCAGGAGCTGCCAAAAACCGACGGTGGAAACGTCCTCCAAGGGCAGCGCATCATCGCCATCGACACCAGCAACTCGCTCATTCGAACCAGCGGCGATAAGTTGGTGGTGGTGAGGGGCCTCGACAATTTCATCGTCGTGGACGAAGGCGACGTGCTCCTCATCTGGCCCAAAGACCGTGAGCAAGAAATCAAAAGGCTCACCTCCGAATTGCACGACAGATTCGGTGACCAATACAGCTGATCCACTGTCTCAACTTCGTTCCAACCCCCAAATAGCCAAACAAGTGAGACAATCCCGTTTTCCAATTGCCGCCAGTTGGCACAGCGAAACCATTTTGCATGAAAAAGGTGAAAATCCTCCACGTCGAAAATTCCTGTTGGGACATATACAAATTCCGCACGCCCATGCTCGAACAGATGAAAGAAATGGGCATGGAGGTCATACTGGTGGCACCACTGGATGAATATTTTGGAAGAATAGACACAGCCCTATACGACGGCTATATCGAAACAAATACCCTCAAAGCCCAACGAATTTCTCCCCTTGCAGATCTGCGCTATTTGTTGGAGTTAAAGAAAATCCTCCTTCGGGAAAAGCCCGACCTGGCATTGTTCTACACAATCAAGCCAAGCATTTACGGGGGATTTGCTTCCCAATGGACCGGTACAACTGCTATTGCGTTCTTAACCGGGCTGGGTTACACCTTCTACAATGGCAAATTCCTAAGGCGTTTGGTGACTTGGATGAGTAAAAAGGCTTTTAGGAGATTGGAGAAGGTAGTGGTCCTGAACAAAGACGATAGACAAAAGTTGATCGAAACAGGGGTCTGTGGGCCCGAGAAATTGTTCATCCTTCCATCAGAGGGGATAGACACAATTCACTTCAATCCAATGCCAAAGACGAATAACAGCGATAAATTTATTTTCCTATTCATTGGAAGACTTATTGCCGCAAAAGGAATAAGAGAATTAATAGCTGCGACCAAAGTGCTCAAATCCGAAGGACTAAATTTTGAATGTTGGATTGTTGGAGATTTCAACTATGCCAATCCTTCAGTCATTTCTCAAAAGGAACTGAATACATGGATCGCTGAAAAATACATCAGATACCTTGGACCGACAGACGATGTGCGACAATTCATTCGAAATGCAGATGTAATTGTTTTGCCATCTCATTTTTACGAAGGCAAACCACGAGTCTTGCAGGAAGCCATGGCCATGGCCAAGCCCATCATCACCACATTTACACCTGGCTGCCGGGAAATGGTGATTCATGGCGAAAATGGCTTGCTGGTGCCGCCCGGCGATGCCATGGCACTGTCCGAAGCCATGCGGTACATGATGGAATTGCCAAAGGAAGCCATAGAAAATATGGGGATTAATGGATTGAAACTTGTTGAATCAAACTATTCCGAAATAATTTGTAAATCGATCTTCAAAACGATAATTCTGCACAGTTTGAACACAAACGAGAAAAAGATAGAAGATAAATTATCTAAAGTTGGCACAACTGAAATTATGTAAATTATTTCTTAGCCATCTTGAAGAAGATTCTCATCATAGCTTATTATTACCCTCCAATTCCCTCAATTGGCTCACTCCGAAACTTTTATTTTTCAATGGAGGCAAATCGCATCTTCGATGAGATACATGTCATCTCATCAAAAAGTCTATTTGCCACTAAACTTGATCATCCACTAAGTCCAGATGTTAATTCACTTCACAGAATATATGCATTTGATTACAGATGGATTCTTCAATTATCAGCAAAACGATTCCATTTAGGTGAAGACATGAAAGAAAATACACTTACACTTTACATGCAAAAGTTGATCCATTCGTTGCCATTAAACATATTTATTGGCGAAGGAGGCTTTATTTACACTCTTTGCGCACTAATCACAAGCGTAAGATTAATAATCACACATAATATCAACTACATCTACTCATCATTTTCTCCAGCATCAGATCATGCAATAGCATGGTTATTAAAAATTATTTTTCGCAAAAAAGTCTTTTGGATTGCTGATTTTAGAGACCTGCCAGTAGACCCTCTTTTTAACAATTATCTCTTTCCGGCTCTACAGCATAAATTATGGAAGCGCATGTTGTCAAATGCCGATTTGGTAACAACTGTCTCATACGGATTAAAAAGATTTCTCCAAAACTACAATCAGAATGTAATAATAATTAGGAATGCAATCAGCCGATACATGCCAGTTTCAAATGGTAGATTCGTCAAAATGGATGAAAGTAAGTTTACGATAGCATACACAGGTTCCATGCATGGCAGGCATTCTGATCCTTCGTTACTTTTGCAAACATTGCAATACCTGATACATAATCGGTTGATAGATTCAACTAAGGTTGAATTGATATACGCTGGAAAAGACGGGAATGTTTGGAACAAGTTAATGAAACAGTTTAACCTGCTAGATATTTTTACAAACAAGGGCATATTGCCCCTCGATGATGCAATATACATTCAACGACATGCTAACATAAACTTAATGTTGACTTTTGCGAAGGAAAACTACAAAGGGGTAATCACAGGTAAATTTCCAGAATACCTTTATGCTGGCAAACCAATTATGGCCATAATCAATGGAAACAAAGACACTGAGCTGGAGAGTATATTCAATAAATGCAATCCTGGAATAATTTTATATAATGAAGAAAGCTACACAACGAAGTGCGCTGACTTCATCTTAACTCTATACAACGATTGGATTGAAGGAAAGTGGGAAAAACATTTAAAAACCAAATTAATTAAGGAGTTTTTATGGGAAGAAAACATTCGAAAACTTAATAGACGGCTCGGATAAAGCTGTCATTAGGTCACCTCTATATTGAAGCTTTTCGGTTTCAGTACATCTCCATCTTCAACCATATGAAAGAAGCGCTTTTTGTGTATTTATATATCATAGGAATGGGAACGGTGGGTATCTTTAAAACACCATTTTTTAATAATAAACTCCAAATCCCGGAAATTATATTTATCATTGCAAGCACAACATTACTATACAGATATTTCACTCAAACAAAAAGGCGCATCCTTGTTCACTTCAATATTATTGATGTTTCAGTTTTGATTTTTATATTGATAATAACAGCCCCAACAGTGGCAGTAAATGATTTGAGATCATGGATTCAGTACATGGGGTTAATGTACCTTTGGATTGTAATGCTTTATGTCAAACATTATATACTAAACACAAATCAACCAGGATCTAATTTGCAAATGATATCACATGCCTTCATACATCTCGGAGTATTGTGTTCTATTTTAGCATTGTTAGGAGGTATTCTATGGTGTTTTGGAATAGATTCAATTTTGATTCAAAATAGACTTTCCTATCTTTATTTTGGTTCATGTATAAGGTTGCAAGCCGCTGCAGGAGATCCTAATATGCTTGCGAGTCTTATTTTGATCTCTATGTTTTTTACTCAATATAACTTAATCGCATCAAATAGATCGAAATTTAAATGGGCTTGGTTGACCCAATGGGTATCGTTTATTCTCACTCTCTCTAAAACTGTCTTGCTCTCCACCATACTTCTTCTTGTAAAGAAAACCAACAGAATAAAAAAAACGATTGTTTCAAGTTCAATCATACTTTTATTAATGATCACTCACTTCTTTATTTCCACCAAGCCCCACCTCGATCCTTCTATCAATGATGGAGGTTCTTTTGTTTCATTATCTCCATGGGTGTCTGTTAATGGTATCTATATTTACCCGACAAGTTATTCAATAAATAAATATATATCGATTTATGCCTTTCTTGCAAATCCTTTAACCGGCATCGGTCTCGATATGCAAGAGGACTATTCATGTCAAATGAAAAAGCATGGGAAGTACCCCGAGAATTTTTCATGCTTAGATAGTCATTGTACGTATTTAGCAATATTGGCTGAGACTGGATTGTTTGGCTTTGCAGCATTTATATGGCTTATTTGGATAATTTATAAATGTTGTTCAATATTAGCTTACGGAAAGCGTTTCAAAAGTCAGAAATTAGAGATGTTCAAAAATACAATTATTTTGGTATTCCTATTCATTTTATTTGAAGGGCTTATTTTAGAGTCTTATACATTTAGGCAAAACTGGGTGTTGTTGGGAGTACTATCAGCTCTATATGATTTATCTCTACGTAAGGACTTGATTCAGATAGGGAATGCATAGCGCAGATTGGTAATTCGAGAGAGCAAAGTAAGTGTTTACATGGATTGCAGCCAATCATCTCATCAAGGCAAATCATTACCAGGGTCACAACCTAAAGATAGTATGAAAATAGTCGTACCCAAAGTCATTCCTGAGCTTAATTACGCAATATACATATTGTTTGAGCACATACTAGGGCTTTCTTATCAGATTGAACTTTCTGAGAGTCAAAGCAATTCGGTAAAAATATATCTACTCAATGGCAATGAATTGGAAATTACATTGGATTCGTGGATGCTTAATCCATCGTATAATAAAGATTTTATCCCTCAAAAAATCAATGTGCTGGATAAAAAGTTAAATCCCTTCAGCTCTTCCAATGAAGTGCCAGTAATTTTCGGTAGTTCTAAATTGCTTATAAGCGATAAAAAAATCAAGTTGCACGCGGACTTTCTTACATCCTCATTTTTCATGCTTACAAGATGGGAGGAAAGTGTTCTGAGCAATAGAGATAGCTATGGCAGATTCCCACTCTACTCAGCACTTTCTTTTCGAGAGAGTTTTTATAGGCTTCCAGTAGTCGATGAGTATGCAGAAATATTATGGAATATGCTTAAATTTCTTGGCATCAACCAAGAAAGAAAGACATGGCATTTTAGGTTTATCCCTACCCACGACATCGACAATCCCCGGAAGTGGCGAGGCCTGCATACGCTATTGCGCACCCTTGGAGGTGACTTGATCAAACGGCGGCGGTTTGGGTCGGCACGTCGCTCATGGACGAGCTTCTGGCGCACATGGAATGGAAAAGAAAACGACCCTTACGATACGTTCGATTACCTGATGGATTGCAGCGAACGATATGGTTGGCAATCCCACTTCTTTTTCCACTGCGGAGGAAGCCATCCACTCGACCGGGAAGCCCTGCCTCCTTCCCATCCCATCGTTCGACAAATACTCGGGAAAATAGATGCCCGCGGCCACTCGATCGGCTTTCATCCGAGCTTACGAGGCCCACACGAATGAAGAGCGTTTCAACGAAGAGTTGGAATTGCTTCGCCAGCATGCTCCCCAAGAAATCAAATGCGGCAGGCAGCATTTCCTGCGTTTCGAAGTGCCGATCACCTGGCGACTGTGGGCCGATGCAGGCATGGCGTGGGACAGCACGATGGTCTATCCGGAAGAAGCAGGCTTCCGCTGTGGGATATGCCGGGAATTTCCCGTTTTCGACATCGGCCGGCGGAAAATGCTGCCGCTACAGGAAGTCCCTATCACCCTCATGGAAACTTCGTGGATGCGCTACAACCCCAAGTCGCCCGATCGCTTTCTCGAGGATGCCCGCCATCTGCTCGGAATCGTGAAAAAGTACCGGGGAACCTTTGTGCTGCTCTGGCACAATTCTACGCTCGGTTTCTCCCCCCAAGATGAAGCCAGAGGCCTCTATGAGCGAATACTCTCCTTGGCTGCTGAAGATCCACGCTGAGCCACTTTCCTTCCATCCGAATCACCACCCTCCTCCAACACCTCTGCCACCACGCGAGCCATTATCGTTTTCCAGGAAAAATGCTGCAAAGCATGCGCTCGCAACCTCTCCCGGCAGCCTTTCCCCAAACTTTTGTATTTCTCTACCACCTCATCGAAATCGATTGGTGAATCGTCATTTGGCAATGCAATGAGGCATTCCTCGACACCACTGAAGCCAGGATCGGGCATGCTGTAAATGACCGACAAATCGGAAAGGTGTAAAAATTCCAGTTGTCACCAGGTAGTCAAGGACATTTTTCAGGCTTTTTCTCCAACGGTATCTCCATCACCATCCTGGCATTGGGATTAAACGCTCTGAACCTC is a window of Chitinophagales bacterium DNA encoding:
- a CDS encoding glycosyl transferase; the protein is MKKVKILHVENSCWDIYKFRTPMLEQMKEMGMEVILVAPLDEYFGRIDTALYDGYIETNTLKAQRISPLADLRYLLELKKILLREKPDLALFYTIKPSIYGGFASQWTGTTAIAFLTGLGYTFYNGKFLRRLVTWMSKKAFRRLEKVVVLNKDDRQKLIETGVCGPEKLFILPSEGIDTIHFNPMPKTNNSDKFIFLFIGRLIAAKGIRELIAATKVLKSEGLNFECWIVGDFNYANPSVISQKELNTWIAEKYIRYLGPTDDVRQFIRNADVIVLPSHFYEGKPRVLQEAMAMAKPIITTFTPGCREMVIHGENGLLVPPGDAMALSEAMRYMMELPKEAIENMGINGLKLVESNYSEIICKSIFKTIILHSLNTNEKKIEDKLSKVGTTEIM
- a CDS encoding hypothetical protein (possible pseudo, frameshifted), with protein sequence MPAATRSAFIRAYEAHTNEERFNEELELLRQHAPQEIKCGRQHFLRFEVPITWRLWADAGMAWDSTMVYPEEAGFRCGICREFPVFDIGRRKMLPLQEVPITLMETSWMRYNPKSPDRFLEDARHLLGIVKKYRGTFVLLWHNSTLGFSPQDEARGLYERILSLAAEDPR
- a CDS encoding hypothetical protein (possible pseudo, frameshifted) yields the protein MKIVVPKVIPELNYAIYILFEHILGLSYQIELSESQSNSVKIYLLNGNELEITLDSWMLNPSYNKDFIPQKINVLDKKLNPFSSSNEVPVIFGSSKLLISDKKIKLHADFLTSSFFMLTRWEESVLSNRDSYGRFPLYSALSFRESFYRLPVVDEYAEILWNMLKFLGINQERKTWHFRFIPTHDIDNPRKWRGLHTLLRTLGGDLIKRRRFGSARRSWTSFWRTWNGKENDPYDTFDYLMDCSERYGWQSHFFFHCGGSHPLDREALPPSHPIVRQILGKIDARGHSIGFHPSLRGPHE